The following proteins come from a genomic window of Pseudomonas cichorii:
- a CDS encoding FAD/NAD(P)-binding protein — MRDDKTLPAVADVLIIGGGLSGTMLAVQLLRQPGMRRILIVEPRAELGRGEAYSATEPGHTLNGNAARMSADPDNPDDLTHWLTQYLADGGWPESKEQSVPVSVLFPPRGVFGLYVQQRLREAQAVGQVHGSSVEHVHGEAVDLLTNESGVTVTLADGAELQARFAVLATGMYAASRTPQHHSNGLNAAALDPWNVEVMRRLDPQSTVLIIGSGLTMVDAVVSLQQSGHRGPIRVFSRHGLLPHVRRQPPEWADFLDQDHSIRSTRQLVRKVREQCELAIESGIDWQAPLDTVRANIGRLWNQASDRQRRQFVRHVRPWWESHHHRSPPPSAALLADLVQQGRLTIQAASLQGVKSELQGRVHIQIRHRGQSQSSLVPGDALINSTGIEYDWRRVDRPLPRQLLARGLIQPGPLALGIAADLDGAVLDAKGRRLSRLFAMGPPLRGMWWESTAVTDVAIQAKALALRLTDLLSDR, encoded by the coding sequence ATGCGAGATGACAAGACCCTGCCTGCCGTAGCCGATGTCCTGATCATTGGCGGGGGCCTGAGTGGCACCATGCTCGCAGTCCAGTTGCTGCGCCAGCCCGGCATGCGACGAATCCTGATCGTCGAGCCCCGTGCCGAGCTGGGCAGAGGAGAGGCCTACAGCGCTACTGAGCCGGGACATACCCTCAATGGCAATGCTGCCCGGATGAGTGCCGACCCCGACAACCCTGACGACCTGACCCACTGGCTGACCCAGTACCTGGCCGATGGCGGCTGGCCTGAGTCAAAGGAGCAATCGGTGCCGGTGTCGGTGCTGTTTCCGCCACGGGGCGTCTTTGGACTGTATGTGCAGCAACGTCTGCGGGAGGCTCAGGCGGTCGGGCAGGTTCACGGCTCCAGTGTCGAGCATGTTCACGGGGAAGCGGTAGATCTGCTGACGAACGAGTCGGGTGTCACAGTCACCCTGGCCGACGGGGCCGAGTTGCAGGCCCGTTTCGCGGTGCTGGCCACGGGAATGTACGCGGCTTCACGTACGCCGCAGCATCATTCCAATGGCCTCAATGCGGCAGCGCTCGATCCTTGGAACGTCGAGGTCATGCGTCGGCTGGATCCGCAGTCCACGGTGCTGATCATCGGTTCCGGGCTGACAATGGTCGATGCCGTGGTGTCCTTGCAGCAGTCCGGGCACCGTGGCCCCATCCGGGTGTTTTCCCGTCATGGCCTGCTGCCTCATGTCCGCCGTCAGCCGCCGGAGTGGGCCGACTTCCTGGACCAGGATCACAGTATTCGCAGTACCCGGCAATTGGTGCGCAAGGTGCGTGAACAGTGTGAGCTGGCCATCGAAAGCGGTATCGACTGGCAAGCCCCTCTGGATACGGTACGGGCCAATATCGGTCGTTTGTGGAACCAGGCTTCCGATCGCCAGCGCCGTCAGTTCGTCAGGCATGTGCGGCCCTGGTGGGAAAGCCATCACCATCGTTCGCCTCCGCCCAGTGCTGCGCTGCTCGCGGACCTGGTGCAACAGGGGCGCCTGACCATTCAGGCGGCCTCTTTGCAAGGGGTGAAGTCCGAGCTTCAGGGGCGGGTACACATTCAGATCCGGCATCGTGGCCAGAGCCAGTCGTCACTGGTTCCCGGAGATGCCCTGATCAACTCCACGGGGATCGAATACGACTGGCGCCGTGTAGACCGTCCCTTGCCACGCCAACTGCTGGCACGCGGCCTGATTCAGCCAGGCCCTCTGGCGTTGGGAATTGCCGCCGATCTCGATGGAGCAGTTCTCGATGCCAAGGGGCGCCGTTTATCGCGTCTGTTTGCCATGGGCCCGCCGCTGCGGGGCATGTGGTGGGAAAGTACCGCGGTGACCGATGTGGCGATCCAGGCCAAGGCATTGGCCTTGCGCCTGACTGATTTGCTCTCAGATCGATAG
- a CDS encoding sigma-54 interaction domain-containing protein, producing MSVQLLTLPPSPALATSIRATAQVFEDPKSRDLLAHVQQVAPSDASVLIIGETGTGKELVARHIHELSHRRDKPFVAVNCGAFSESLIEAELFGHEKGAFTGALSAKSGWFEEADGGTLFLDEIGDLSMPLQVKLLRVLQEREVVRLGSRKSIPINVRVLAATNVQLEKAINAGHFREDLYYRLDVVNLELSPLRERPGDILPLARHFIDIYSQRLNYGPIRISAEAELKLKGYSWPGNIRELENVIHHTLLVCRNGIIQHEDLRLSNLRIERQEESPRADESAEELLKRAFQKLFEEQAGALHEKVEDALLRAAYRFCHHNQVHTANLLGLTRNVTRAHLIRIGELAVNKRRPGENLQGEQMLHLSI from the coding sequence ATGTCTGTGCAACTGCTGACCTTGCCGCCCTCGCCAGCCCTGGCGACTTCGATCCGGGCTACGGCCCAGGTTTTCGAGGACCCGAAATCCCGAGACTTGCTGGCCCACGTGCAGCAAGTGGCGCCCAGCGATGCCAGTGTGCTGATCATCGGGGAGACCGGCACCGGCAAGGAGCTGGTTGCACGGCATATCCATGAACTCAGTCATCGCCGCGACAAACCTTTCGTGGCGGTCAACTGCGGCGCATTCTCCGAATCCCTGATCGAGGCCGAACTGTTCGGTCACGAGAAAGGCGCCTTCACCGGTGCCCTGAGCGCCAAATCCGGCTGGTTTGAAGAGGCCGATGGCGGCACGCTGTTTCTGGATGAAATCGGCGATCTGTCCATGCCTCTGCAGGTCAAGCTGCTGCGTGTCTTGCAGGAGCGCGAGGTCGTACGCCTGGGCTCGCGCAAGAGCATTCCCATCAATGTACGGGTGCTGGCCGCGACCAACGTGCAACTGGAAAAAGCCATCAATGCCGGACATTTCCGCGAGGATCTGTATTACCGGCTGGACGTGGTCAATCTGGAGTTGAGCCCGCTGCGCGAGCGGCCGGGAGATATTCTGCCGCTGGCCCGACACTTCATCGACATCTACAGCCAGCGCCTGAACTACGGCCCGATACGCATCAGTGCCGAAGCCGAACTGAAGCTCAAGGGCTACAGCTGGCCGGGCAATATTCGCGAACTGGAAAACGTTATCCACCACACCTTGCTGGTCTGCCGTAACGGAATCATCCAGCATGAAGACCTGCGTCTCTCGAACCTTAGGATCGAGCGCCAGGAAGAATCGCCAAGGGCCGATGAGTCGGCGGAAGAACTGCTCAAGCGCGCCTTCCAAAAGCTGTTTGAAGAACAGGCCGGGGCGCTGCATGAGAAAGTCGAAGATGCCCTGCTAAGAGCGGCTTATCGCTTCTGCCATCACAATCAGGTACACACCGCCAACCTGCTGGGGCTGACCCGCAATGTCACACGGGCGCACCTGATTCGCATCGGCGAGCTGGCCGTCAACAAACGTCGCCCCGGTGAAAACCTGCAAGGCGAGCAGATGCTGCACCTATCGATCTGA
- the ssuD gene encoding FMNH2-dependent alkanesulfonate monooxygenase: protein MNVFWFLPTHGDGHFLGTTKGARPVTLNYLKQVAQAADDLGYHGVLIPTGRSCEDSWVIASALVPLTERLKFLVAIRPGIISPTVSARMAATLDRLSGGRLLINVVTGGDPDENRGDGSFLDHSERYEVSDEFLKIWRRVLQGESVDFEGKHLRVQNAKALYPPIQKPYPPLYFGGSSDAAHDLAADQVDVYLTWGEPPAAVAEKLADVRERAARKGRTVKFGIRLHVIVRETSEEAWKAASTLIEHISDETIAAAQKSFSRFDSEGQRRMAALHDGRRDNLEIAPNLWAGVGLVRGGAGTALVGNPQEVAARIKEYADLGIESFIFSGYPHLEEAYRFAELVFPLLPEPYASLAGRGITNLTGPFGEMIANDLPPQAK from the coding sequence ATGAACGTTTTCTGGTTTCTTCCCACCCACGGCGATGGTCATTTTCTGGGTACGACCAAAGGCGCACGCCCGGTCACGCTCAATTACCTGAAGCAGGTGGCGCAGGCTGCCGATGACCTGGGCTATCACGGTGTGTTGATTCCTACCGGCCGTTCCTGCGAAGACTCCTGGGTCATCGCTTCGGCGCTGGTGCCGCTGACCGAACGCCTGAAGTTTCTGGTGGCGATTCGTCCGGGGATCATTTCTCCGACGGTCTCGGCGCGCATGGCCGCGACTCTGGACCGCCTCTCAGGTGGCCGCTTGCTGATCAACGTGGTCACCGGTGGCGACCCGGATGAAAACCGTGGCGATGGCAGTTTCCTCGATCACAGCGAACGCTACGAAGTCAGCGACGAGTTCCTGAAAATCTGGCGTCGCGTGTTGCAAGGCGAATCCGTGGATTTCGAGGGCAAGCATCTGCGCGTGCAGAACGCCAAGGCGCTGTATCCACCGATCCAGAAACCGTATCCGCCCCTGTACTTTGGTGGTTCTTCCGACGCTGCCCATGACCTGGCCGCCGATCAGGTGGATGTCTACCTGACCTGGGGTGAGCCACCTGCCGCCGTGGCCGAGAAACTGGCCGATGTCCGCGAGCGTGCTGCACGCAAGGGCCGCACCGTCAAATTCGGTATCCGTCTGCATGTGATCGTGCGCGAAACCAGCGAAGAAGCCTGGAAAGCGGCCAGCACCCTGATCGAACACATCAGCGACGAAACCATCGCCGCCGCACAGAAATCCTTCTCCCGTTTCGACTCCGAAGGTCAGCGCCGCATGGCTGCATTGCATGATGGTCGTCGCGACAACCTGGAAATCGCCCCCAACCTGTGGGCCGGCGTCGGTCTGGTGCGCGGTGGTGCCGGCACGGCATTGGTGGGCAACCCGCAGGAAGTGGCGGCACGCATCAAGGAATATGCGGATCTGGGCATCGAGAGCTTTATCTTCTCCGGCTACCCGCACCTGGAGGAAGCCTATCGTTTTGCCGAGCTGGTGTTCCCGCTGCTGCCCGAGCCTTACGCCAGCCTGGCAGGACGCGGCATTACCAACCTCACCGGCCCCTTTGGCGAAATGATCGCCAATGATCTGCCACCGCAGGCCAAGTGA
- a CDS encoding aldo/keto reductase yields the protein MIPSTGFTRRRLLTLAAGTAAAMAFDTAAANDKPPTIPSPSSPSKLTQEGKTMLTRAIPSSDEPIPVVGLGTYRGFDVATSSPAYKQLRAVLDALFAAGGSVIDSSPMYGRAEQSTGELLSIHEPRSPAFVATKVWTRGRKEGIAQMEDSFRLLQTERIDLMQIHNLLDWKTHLPTLREWKEQGRIRYIGISHYTSSAYDEVEAVLKAEPLDFLQINYALDDRVAEKRLLPLCRERGVAVICNRPFGGGGLLSRLKDKPLPGWAGQVEVNSWPQLALKFLLANPAVTCVIPGTGNPRYMAENAGAGFGPMLTDAQRQQLIALVG from the coding sequence ATGATCCCATCGACCGGATTCACTCGCAGGCGGCTGCTCACTCTTGCTGCCGGTACCGCAGCAGCGATGGCATTCGATACCGCCGCTGCGAACGACAAGCCGCCGACCATTCCCTCTCCGTCTTCACCCTCGAAGCTGACCCAGGAAGGCAAGACTATGCTGACCCGAGCGATCCCCTCCAGTGACGAGCCCATTCCCGTGGTCGGGTTGGGCACTTATCGCGGTTTTGATGTGGCGACTTCAAGCCCGGCCTACAAGCAATTGCGTGCCGTGCTCGATGCGCTGTTTGCGGCGGGTGGCAGCGTCATCGACAGCTCGCCCATGTATGGCCGTGCCGAGCAGTCGACGGGCGAATTACTGTCCATCCACGAACCCCGTTCGCCTGCCTTTGTGGCGACCAAGGTCTGGACCCGTGGGCGCAAGGAAGGCATTGCGCAGATGGAGGACTCTTTCCGGTTATTGCAGACCGAACGTATCGACCTGATGCAGATTCACAACCTGCTGGACTGGAAAACACACCTGCCGACCCTGCGTGAATGGAAGGAGCAAGGGCGCATTCGCTACATCGGCATCAGCCATTACACCTCGTCGGCCTATGACGAAGTGGAAGCTGTTCTCAAGGCCGAGCCGCTGGATTTTCTGCAGATCAACTATGCGCTGGATGATCGGGTCGCCGAGAAGCGCTTGCTGCCGCTATGCCGCGAGCGCGGCGTGGCAGTGATCTGCAACCGGCCGTTTGGCGGCGGAGGCTTGCTTTCGCGACTCAAGGATAAACCTTTGCCTGGCTGGGCCGGGCAGGTGGAAGTGAACAGCTGGCCGCAACTTGCGCTCAAGTTCCTGCTGGCCAATCCGGCGGTGACCTGCGTGATCCCCGGCACCGGCAACCCGCGCTATATGGCCGAGAATGCTGGTGCAGGATTCGGCCCGATGCTGACCGATGCTCAGAGGCAGCAGTTGATTGCGTTGGTGGGTTGA
- the pssA gene encoding CDP-diacylglycerol--serine O-phosphatidyltransferase, giving the protein MQSNFRRSTLATLRGFALSDDAITLVPSAAEYRRCLLEKIASATRRIYIIALYLQQDEAGQEILDALYAAKAARPELDVVVLVDWFRAQRGLIGAGRQAGNSAWYQAQNLEYDEEVPIHGVPVQTRELFGVLHLKGSIIDDCVIYSGASINNVYLHKLDKYRLDRYHLIQNTQLADSFVDMVQREILPSPAVHRLDLQSPPDSRSLRGEIRAFRSNLKRAAYETSAGDKENGELRIMPLLGVGPRNPLNRAICDLIAASKTQLTICTPYFNMPVAVTREINRALKRGVKVDIIIGDKTANDFFIPPEEPFKVISALPYLYEISLRRFAQKHKKAIAQHRLNLHLWKHGDNTFHLKGVWVDDRYTLLTGNNLNPRAFNLDLENGLLIDDPKGQWLKPREEEIQQLMQNTQRVGQYDELDTLANYPEGVSKFLRRVSRVRIERLLYRIL; this is encoded by the coding sequence ATGCAGTCCAACTTCCGACGCTCGACCCTGGCCACGCTTCGCGGTTTTGCCTTGTCCGACGATGCCATCACCCTTGTTCCTTCTGCCGCTGAATACCGACGCTGCCTGTTGGAGAAGATCGCTTCTGCCACCCGGCGCATCTACATCATCGCCCTGTATCTGCAACAGGATGAAGCCGGCCAGGAAATCCTCGACGCACTGTATGCCGCCAAGGCTGCACGTCCCGAACTGGATGTCGTGGTGCTGGTGGACTGGTTTCGTGCCCAGCGTGGCCTGATCGGAGCGGGACGTCAGGCAGGAAACTCGGCCTGGTATCAGGCGCAGAATCTGGAGTACGACGAGGAAGTCCCGATCCATGGCGTGCCGGTGCAGACCCGCGAGCTGTTCGGCGTCCTGCATCTCAAGGGCAGCATCATCGACGACTGCGTCATCTATAGCGGCGCCAGCATCAATAACGTTTACCTGCACAAGCTCGACAAATACCGTCTGGATCGTTATCACCTGATCCAGAACACACAACTGGCCGACAGCTTCGTGGACATGGTGCAGCGTGAAATCCTGCCTTCGCCTGCCGTTCACCGCCTGGACCTTCAATCGCCCCCCGATTCCCGCAGCCTTCGTGGCGAGATCAGGGCTTTTCGCAGCAACCTGAAGCGCGCCGCCTACGAAACCAGCGCAGGCGACAAGGAAAACGGTGAGCTGCGCATCATGCCGCTGCTGGGCGTCGGCCCGCGTAACCCGCTCAACCGGGCCATCTGCGACCTGATCGCCGCCAGCAAGACGCAACTGACCATCTGCACCCCCTATTTCAATATGCCAGTGGCGGTGACCCGGGAAATCAATCGCGCCCTCAAGCGCGGTGTGAAAGTCGACATCATCATCGGCGACAAGACCGCCAACGACTTCTTCATTCCTCCCGAGGAGCCGTTCAAGGTCATTTCTGCCCTGCCCTATCTGTATGAAATCAGCCTGCGTCGCTTCGCCCAGAAGCACAAGAAGGCCATCGCCCAGCACCGACTGAACCTGCATCTCTGGAAGCACGGCGACAACACGTTCCACCTCAAGGGCGTCTGGGTAGACGATCGCTATACCTTGCTGACCGGCAACAACCTCAACCCTCGCGCCTTCAACCTGGACCTGGAAAACGGCCTGCTGATCGATGACCCGAAGGGCCAGTGGCTCAAGCCGCGGGAAGAAGAGATTCAACAGTTGATGCAGAACACCCAGCGGGTTGGGCAGTACGACGAGCTGGATACCCTGGCCAATTACCCCGAAGGCGTGAGCAAGTTTCTGCGCCGGGTCAGCCGGGTCAGAATCGAGCGGTTGCTGTACAGGATTCTGTAA
- a CDS encoding glycerophosphodiester phosphodiesterase: MQGFSLFPSHKKPLNRLLATALMAGVMLSAGTASAADAPGKVISEKNGLPWPAVIAHRGASYDAPEETIPAYTLARDLGADYLEMDIQRTKDGVLIALHDDTLDRTTNIAQVYPKRSKDPVSSFTLAELKELDAGSWFNKAYPSRARDTYAGLQILTLDEVIDIAEGGANKPGLYIETKVPTQFPGIEADLKKALAKRGWLSPRPAAAAGHVNVAQSPGRVVLQTFDKSSLVLLQKEMPKVPKVLLLWIGEGSIEPKSTVPFKDSGFKDKASYYAAQEIKSQEEFVAWIDWAKAHGAIGTGPSSQLADGGDQSYMDLVKPWMNNVTHDKGMVVHTYTVDEAVDFKQISAAGVDGFFTNRTTELLKFYGRPAKDSIDSILKRNGY, translated from the coding sequence ATGCAAGGATTTTCCCTATTCCCGTCTCACAAAAAACCCTTGAACCGTTTGTTGGCAACCGCACTTATGGCAGGTGTGATGCTGTCGGCAGGTACGGCATCGGCAGCCGATGCTCCGGGCAAGGTGATAAGTGAGAAGAACGGTTTGCCATGGCCTGCGGTCATTGCGCACCGCGGGGCGTCGTACGATGCGCCGGAAGAAACCATTCCGGCCTACACCCTGGCACGGGATCTGGGCGCGGACTATCTGGAAATGGATATTCAACGCACCAAGGACGGGGTGTTGATTGCCCTGCATGACGACACGCTCGACCGCACCACCAATATCGCCCAGGTCTATCCAAAGCGCAGCAAGGACCCGGTCAGCAGCTTCACGCTTGCTGAACTCAAGGAGCTGGATGCCGGCAGCTGGTTCAACAAGGCCTACCCGTCTCGGGCTCGCGACACGTATGCAGGCCTGCAGATTCTGACCCTGGATGAAGTGATCGATATCGCCGAAGGTGGCGCAAACAAGCCGGGGCTGTATATCGAGACCAAAGTCCCGACCCAGTTTCCGGGCATCGAGGCTGACCTGAAGAAGGCCCTGGCCAAGCGCGGCTGGCTCAGCCCGCGCCCGGCAGCAGCGGCTGGCCATGTGAACGTCGCCCAGTCGCCAGGGCGCGTCGTGCTACAGACCTTCGACAAATCCAGCCTGGTGCTACTGCAGAAGGAAATGCCCAAGGTTCCCAAAGTGCTGTTGCTGTGGATCGGTGAAGGTTCAATAGAACCCAAATCCACTGTTCCTTTCAAGGACTCGGGATTCAAGGACAAGGCCAGCTATTACGCCGCTCAGGAAATCAAATCCCAGGAAGAATTCGTGGCCTGGATCGACTGGGCCAAGGCTCATGGCGCCATCGGCACCGGTCCATCCTCGCAGCTCGCCGATGGCGGCGACCAGAGCTACATGGACCTGGTCAAACCCTGGATGAACAACGTCACCCACGACAAAGGCATGGTGGTCCACACCTACACCGTGGATGAGGCCGTTGACTTCAAGCAGATCAGCGCCGCGGGTGTCGACGGTTTCTTCACCAACCGCACCACGGAACTCCTCAAGTTCTATGGCCGCCCGGCCAAAGACAGCATCGATTCGATTCTGAAACGTAACGGTTACTGA
- a CDS encoding 2-hydroxyacid dehydrogenase has product MTTVLVLVESVNEYLPILESSGFRLIRAPTAALRAEAIAEHGHEISAVMTRGPLGLFAEEMDALPHLRIICVSGAGYEKVDLAAAQARGITVTNGAGVNAPTVADHTMALLLAIVRDIPQNDASVRRSEWRKVTCPSFAGKRLGIVGLGAVGLAIAKRAQAFDMSIQYHNRKARNDVDYLWYATVLELAAASDFLIISTPGGNGTQHLIDARVLEALGPQGYIVNIARASVVDTQALVEALQQRRIAGAGLDVFDDEPQVPDVFKNLDNVVLTPHVGGLSPEASKDMVLMVNKNLLAFFSGQPVLTPVHD; this is encoded by the coding sequence ATGACGACGGTACTGGTACTGGTCGAGAGCGTTAATGAATATTTGCCGATTCTGGAGAGCAGCGGTTTTCGCTTGATCCGTGCGCCCACGGCCGCTTTGCGTGCCGAAGCCATTGCTGAGCATGGCCATGAAATTTCCGCTGTAATGACCCGAGGTCCTCTGGGGCTGTTTGCCGAGGAAATGGACGCGCTGCCTCATTTACGGATCATCTGTGTATCGGGTGCCGGTTACGAGAAGGTCGACCTTGCGGCTGCCCAGGCTCGCGGAATCACCGTGACCAATGGCGCGGGGGTCAATGCGCCGACCGTGGCAGACCATACGATGGCGTTGTTGCTGGCGATCGTGCGCGATATCCCTCAGAACGATGCGTCTGTGCGGCGCAGTGAGTGGCGCAAGGTCACGTGCCCGTCATTTGCCGGCAAGCGCCTGGGGATTGTCGGTCTGGGGGCGGTCGGGCTGGCCATCGCCAAGCGGGCTCAGGCATTCGATATGTCGATCCAGTATCACAACCGCAAGGCCCGCAACGATGTGGATTACCTGTGGTACGCGACCGTGCTCGAACTGGCGGCGGCTTCGGATTTCCTGATCATTTCAACCCCCGGCGGCAATGGTACGCAGCATCTGATCGATGCCCGGGTGCTCGAAGCATTGGGGCCGCAGGGCTATATCGTGAATATCGCCCGGGCCAGCGTCGTCGATACCCAGGCCCTGGTCGAAGCCTTGCAACAGCGCCGGATCGCGGGTGCGGGCCTGGATGTCTTCGATGATGAGCCGCAAGTGCCGGATGTCTTCAAGAACCTCGATAACGTGGTGCTGACGCCCCATGTGGGTGGGCTTTCTCCCGAGGCATCGAAGGATATGGTCCTGATGGTCAACAAGAACCTGCTGGCGTTCTTCTCCGGGCAACCGGTTCTGACGCCGGTCCATGATTGA
- a CDS encoding CTP synthase C-terminal region-related (seleno)protein yields the protein MDMQDGKGTTLRIGLVGDFDPEVPAHQAIPLALDMATVIDSPQVQHQWLPTPEIREGEILAGFDGIWCVPASPYRDMQGALTAIRFARERQIPFLGTCGGFQHALIEYARNCLGWQDAEHAETSPDSPHTIITPLSCSLVETTAAIQLQPDSLIAQAYGTSEIAERYRCRYGLRPELEASMFKNGLKVSGRGPEGDVRSIELQGHPFFVATLFQPERAALQGVVPALVAAFVRACARRAEGVCS from the coding sequence ATGGACATGCAAGACGGGAAAGGCACGACGCTGCGAATCGGTCTGGTAGGGGATTTCGATCCAGAGGTGCCTGCGCATCAGGCGATTCCACTGGCGCTGGATATGGCGACCGTCATAGACAGCCCTCAGGTTCAGCATCAATGGCTGCCGACACCGGAGATCCGTGAGGGCGAAATCCTCGCCGGTTTTGACGGTATCTGGTGTGTGCCCGCCAGCCCTTATCGGGATATGCAGGGAGCGTTGACCGCCATTCGTTTTGCCCGTGAGCGGCAGATACCGTTTCTGGGCACTTGCGGTGGTTTTCAGCATGCCTTGATCGAATATGCCCGCAATTGCCTGGGCTGGCAGGACGCCGAGCATGCCGAAACTTCACCGGATTCGCCTCACACCATCATCACTCCCTTGAGCTGTTCGCTGGTGGAAACCACGGCGGCTATTCAACTGCAGCCCGATTCGTTGATTGCTCAAGCCTACGGAACCTCTGAAATTGCCGAGCGCTATCGATGCCGCTATGGCCTGCGGCCTGAGCTGGAAGCCTCGATGTTCAAAAATGGGCTGAAGGTCAGCGGTCGCGGGCCGGAAGGGGATGTCCGCAGTATCGAGCTGCAAGGCCATCCGTTTTTTGTCGCCACTCTGTTCCAGCCAGAGCGGGCGGCCTTGCAGGGCGTGGTCCCGGCGCTGGTGGCGGCTTTCGTTCGGGCCTGTGCCCGTCGTGCTGAAGGAGTTTGTTCATGA
- a CDS encoding antibiotic biosynthesis monooxygenase family protein has product MIAARFPAPYYAVIFTSLRTAQGAHDYEVAAHRMVELASEQPGFLGVESARGEDGLGITVSYWTDEQAILGWKQHIEHASVREQGRAHWYQACTTRVCKVERDYAFEAQTY; this is encoded by the coding sequence ATGATCGCTGCACGCTTTCCAGCGCCTTATTACGCGGTGATCTTCACGTCGTTGCGCACGGCCCAAGGTGCCCATGATTATGAAGTGGCCGCCCACAGGATGGTCGAGCTGGCCAGCGAGCAACCGGGCTTTCTGGGAGTGGAGTCGGCTCGCGGTGAGGACGGCTTGGGAATCACCGTTTCCTACTGGACGGACGAGCAGGCCATTCTGGGGTGGAAGCAGCACATTGAACATGCCAGTGTGCGAGAGCAGGGACGTGCGCACTGGTATCAGGCCTGTACCACCAGAGTCTGCAAGGTCGAGCGGGACTATGCCTTTGAGGCCCAGACATACTGA
- a CDS encoding MarR family winged helix-turn-helix transcriptional regulator, producing the protein MNEKTAQPAVLRIPEGLQIPAQVICHATSLRRASRRICQLYDAIMAPCGLRSTQRSILMQIARNQALSMTELATLLVLDRSALAQNLKPLEREGFVVVEVDPDDRRSRLVRLTQSGVDKLLESQALWEQAQRCYETALGAERAHELRQLLGMVPVADYGDGIIGGM; encoded by the coding sequence ATGAACGAAAAAACGGCCCAGCCTGCCGTGCTGCGTATCCCCGAAGGCTTGCAGATCCCGGCCCAGGTGATCTGCCATGCCACCAGCCTGCGTCGGGCGAGTCGGCGTATCTGCCAGTTGTATGACGCGATCATGGCGCCCTGCGGATTGCGTTCGACCCAGCGTTCGATCCTGATGCAGATCGCTCGTAATCAGGCCCTGAGCATGACCGAACTGGCCACGTTACTGGTACTGGATCGCTCGGCCCTGGCCCAGAATCTCAAGCCACTGGAGCGTGAAGGGTTTGTCGTGGTCGAGGTGGACCCTGATGACCGGCGCAGTCGCCTGGTGCGTCTGACCCAGAGCGGCGTGGACAAACTGCTTGAGTCCCAGGCCCTGTGGGAACAGGCCCAGCGTTGTTATGAGACCGCTCTGGGCGCAGAGCGGGCTCATGAGTTGCGTCAGTTGCTGGGCATGGTCCCGGTGGCCGATTATGGCGATGGCATCATCGGCGGGATGTAG